In Brevibacillus brevis, a genomic segment contains:
- a CDS encoding transposase encodes MKAYKSSAIQPQMFQFVDMDELVPKKHILRQLNEALDFSIVHDWVAPLYTERTGRPAADPERMVRLMLLSYLFNHSERELYQLLPMHGGYLWFCGLDFESVLRPDPSRPSLPDRTTLVKTRKLWRKHGIFDTLMKHVVDQCIAAGLVQPDVDAGVDGSQVRANASIHSLKEITLAPVESIEDYLARMARQDEQPEGDAADSDDDRRPPAPPTRTERRLEDEATHEDFHGKRFSNKTYRSVTDPDARLYKKSNGQEAHLRYLVHHVTDVKSGVILSTQASIASGTAERETSLQQLAAIRFAHPQIRIRTLSADKAYGTTDYLQALFEQGIIPLVSLRNLALEDVPTWKRQTNDPKKQRKRLAKIREIQIRNKAKQIQLKGSYRHLQKLRTRCEHVFAESKVAHGLGRARSRGLDCMQEQALLTAIVQNLKKLCRFKKKRPQTGISACPKPKSVMMEAVSDLLISALVGLFSSFFMPKRRIQLT; translated from the coding sequence ATGAAAGCCTATAAGTCATCGGCTATCCAGCCTCAGATGTTCCAATTTGTGGATATGGATGAACTCGTACCGAAAAAGCACATCTTGCGCCAACTGAACGAAGCGCTTGATTTTTCCATCGTCCATGATTGGGTGGCGCCGCTGTATACGGAACGTACCGGACGCCCGGCGGCTGACCCGGAGCGGATGGTTCGACTCATGCTGCTTTCGTATTTGTTCAACCATTCCGAACGGGAATTGTATCAACTGTTGCCCATGCATGGGGGCTACTTGTGGTTTTGCGGACTGGATTTCGAATCCGTCTTGCGCCCGGATCCATCCAGGCCGTCCCTGCCGGATCGGACGACCTTGGTGAAGACCCGGAAATTGTGGCGAAAACACGGTATTTTCGACACGCTCATGAAACATGTCGTCGATCAGTGCATCGCCGCCGGACTGGTCCAACCCGATGTAGATGCGGGAGTCGACGGTTCCCAAGTACGCGCCAACGCTTCTATCCACAGCTTGAAAGAAATCACTCTGGCACCTGTGGAGTCGATTGAAGACTACCTGGCTCGCATGGCCCGGCAAGACGAGCAACCCGAAGGTGACGCCGCTGATTCCGATGATGACAGACGGCCGCCCGCACCGCCCACGCGAACAGAACGGCGTCTGGAAGACGAAGCGACACATGAAGATTTTCATGGCAAAAGGTTCTCGAACAAGACCTACCGCAGCGTGACGGACCCGGATGCTCGCTTGTACAAAAAGAGCAACGGTCAGGAAGCGCATTTGCGGTATTTGGTGCATCATGTGACGGATGTCAAATCCGGCGTCATTCTGTCTACGCAAGCGAGCATCGCGTCCGGAACGGCTGAACGCGAGACGAGCTTGCAACAGCTGGCCGCGATCCGTTTTGCCCATCCGCAAATCCGGATTCGCACGCTTTCTGCCGATAAAGCCTACGGTACGACAGATTATCTGCAAGCGCTGTTCGAGCAAGGGATTATTCCTCTGGTTTCGCTTCGCAACCTGGCACTGGAAGATGTACCGACTTGGAAACGCCAAACGAACGATCCGAAGAAACAACGCAAGCGTCTGGCCAAAATCCGAGAAATCCAAATCCGCAACAAAGCCAAACAAATTCAGCTCAAGGGTTCTTACCGTCATCTGCAAAAGTTACGGACGCGGTGCGAGCATGTGTTTGCCGAAAGCAAAGTCGCGCATGGCCTGGGTCGCGCGCGGAGCCGCGGCCTGGATTGCATGCAGGAGCAGGCACTGCTCACGGCAATCGTTCAAAATCTGAAAAAACTATGCCGGTTTAAGAAGAAACGACCCCAAACCGGTATTTCGGCATGTCCAAAACCGAAATCCGTGATGATGGAGGCGGTGTCGGACCTGCTCATTTCGGCGTTGGTTGGGTTGTTTTCCTCTTTTTTCATGCCGAAGAGACGGATACAACTGACTTAA
- the istB gene encoding IS21-like element helper ATPase IstB, whose translation MIELEQARHRLEELGLGQAAQSLDAKLEAASRSQSTYLSFLNELLDAEIQERQRRNVEVRMKLSHLPYRRTLNEFDFSFQPGIDERLIRELAALTFVGRQENVLFLGPPGVGKTHLAVAIAMEAIGQGLPVYFVSLAQLVGDLRKAYEENRLDKRMRVYLRPRILIVDEVGYLPLDPLAANLFFQLVCARYEKGSMILTSNKSFGEWGELMGDPVLATAVLDRLLHHSHIVNIRGNSYRLREKRKTGIYSTPGAQVGQNYPGASGSN comes from the coding sequence ATGATCGAGCTGGAACAAGCCCGTCACCGTTTGGAGGAGCTCGGATTGGGCCAAGCGGCCCAATCGCTCGATGCCAAGCTGGAAGCCGCCAGTCGTAGCCAAAGCACGTATCTGTCTTTCCTCAATGAATTGCTGGATGCTGAGATCCAGGAGCGCCAGCGCCGAAACGTAGAGGTTCGCATGAAGCTGTCCCACCTGCCTTATCGGCGCACGCTGAACGAATTCGACTTCTCCTTTCAGCCGGGGATTGATGAGCGGCTGATTCGTGAACTGGCGGCTCTGACGTTCGTTGGGAGGCAAGAAAATGTGCTGTTTCTCGGTCCTCCTGGCGTGGGGAAAACGCATTTAGCCGTTGCCATTGCCATGGAGGCGATTGGACAAGGATTGCCAGTGTATTTCGTCTCACTCGCACAGCTCGTGGGTGATCTTCGGAAAGCTTACGAAGAGAATCGCCTGGACAAGCGAATGAGGGTATATCTCCGTCCACGCATCCTCATCGTGGACGAGGTGGGTTACCTCCCCCTCGATCCGCTTGCTGCAAACCTGTTTTTTCAGTTGGTTTGTGCGCGTTACGAGAAAGGAAGCATGATTCTGACCAGCAACAAGAGTTTTGGCGAGTGGGGTGAACTTATGGGAGATCCCGTTCTTGCAACAGCTGTTCTTGATCGCTTATTACACCACTCCCACATCGTGAACATCCGAGGGAACAGCTATCGACTCAGAGAAAAACGAAAAACCGGAATCTATTCGACGCCAGGCGCACAGGTGGGTCAAAATTATCCCGGCGCTAGTGGGTCAAATTAA
- the istA gene encoding IS21 family transposase, whose translation MLRSGTVIRLHELQACGKSIREITRETGHSRNTIRKYLRANGIPEPRSRKKRVSKLDPFKSLLDQYLEKGIFNCEVLLRLLKERGYTGGITIIKDYVKPRRPPRQAPAVQRYETKAGYQAQVDWKICEYIDLNGEVRKIPVFSMVLGYSRAMYIEFTKRCDIHSFLRCLMNGLEYFGGVPKTMLTDQMKTVILGMGDDRKPRWHPLFEDFAATIGMIPKVCRVRRPQTKGKVERSVQFIEQNFMPGRSFTDLGDLNRQARQWCDEQNRRIHGTTGERPIDRLAQEKLGMLPSPERWAKYRFEPRKVSRDGFVSYDSVRYGVPWRYSGREVKVRDINGFIEIYCEKQLIARHEKQYRSRTLVMCEDQYANLSTAQGYAYPRPQGVQIPVQDVEVRPLDVYEHLVEVGA comes from the coding sequence ATGCTAAGGAGTGGGACTGTGATCAGATTACACGAACTTCAAGCATGCGGCAAGAGTATCCGCGAAATTACAAGAGAAACGGGGCATTCCCGTAATACCATTCGAAAATATCTCCGCGCAAACGGAATCCCGGAACCTCGCTCACGAAAGAAGAGAGTTTCCAAACTCGATCCGTTCAAATCCTTGTTGGATCAATACCTGGAAAAGGGAATTTTCAATTGTGAAGTGCTGCTGCGTCTCTTGAAAGAGCGAGGTTACACGGGGGGTATCACGATCATCAAGGACTATGTGAAGCCCCGTCGGCCCCCAAGACAGGCACCTGCGGTGCAACGCTATGAGACAAAAGCCGGGTACCAAGCCCAAGTGGATTGGAAGATTTGTGAGTACATCGATTTAAACGGTGAAGTGCGTAAAATCCCTGTTTTTTCGATGGTGTTGGGTTACTCCCGAGCGATGTACATCGAATTTACAAAGCGTTGTGACATCCACAGTTTCTTACGGTGCTTGATGAATGGTTTGGAATACTTCGGCGGTGTCCCTAAGACCATGCTGACCGACCAAATGAAAACCGTGATTCTTGGCATGGGCGATGATCGTAAGCCGAGATGGCATCCGTTGTTTGAAGATTTCGCTGCGACGATCGGCATGATCCCCAAGGTCTGTCGCGTTCGTCGTCCCCAAACGAAAGGAAAGGTCGAACGAAGTGTTCAGTTCATCGAGCAGAACTTCATGCCAGGGCGATCATTCACCGATCTTGGTGACCTAAACCGCCAAGCCAGACAGTGGTGTGATGAGCAAAACCGTCGGATCCACGGTACAACTGGAGAAAGACCGATCGATCGCTTGGCACAAGAGAAGCTCGGTATGCTTCCGTCTCCGGAACGCTGGGCAAAGTACCGATTTGAACCGCGGAAGGTAAGCCGTGACGGATTTGTGAGCTACGACAGCGTTCGTTATGGCGTTCCATGGCGGTATAGCGGACGTGAAGTAAAGGTGCGAGACATAAACGGATTCATCGAAATTTACTGTGAGAAGCAGCTCATCGCTCGGCACGAGAAGCAGTACCGATCCCGGACGCTCGTCATGTGTGAGGACCAATACGCGAATCTGAGTACGGCTCAGGGGTATGCTTATCCTAGGCCGCAAGGCGTTCAGATTCCTGTTCAAGACGTGGAAGTGCGTCCGTTGGACGTGTATGAGCATCTTGTGGAGGTGGGCGCATGA
- a CDS encoding ECF transporter S component has protein sequence MDSTFTPRSTSKTKTIVINALFIAFTLAATMFINIRLPIMGNGGLIHLGNVPLFIAAFVFGKRTGAVAGAFGMGLFDLISGWTAWAPFTFIIVGAMGYVAGLISEKVPGNRVLVYSLAVVAALVIKIVGYYFVEVILYSNWIQPFGSIPGNFLQVVVAGIIVVPLAERLRKIARQM, from the coding sequence ATGGATTCGACATTCACACCGAGAAGCACATCGAAAACAAAAACCATTGTCATCAACGCACTTTTCATCGCTTTTACTCTCGCCGCCACCATGTTCATCAACATCCGCCTCCCGATCATGGGAAATGGTGGCCTCATCCATCTGGGGAACGTGCCTCTTTTCATCGCTGCTTTTGTTTTCGGCAAACGAACAGGAGCTGTGGCAGGCGCATTCGGTATGGGCCTCTTCGATCTGATCTCCGGTTGGACCGCCTGGGCGCCGTTTACCTTCATCATCGTCGGTGCGATGGGATACGTGGCCGGCCTCATTTCCGAAAAGGTACCCGGCAACCGCGTGCTGGTATACTCGCTGGCCGTTGTCGCTGCGCTGGTTATCAAAATTGTCGGCTACTACTTTGTGGAAGTGATCCTGTACAGCAACTGGATCCAGCCGTTCGGCTCCATCCCCGGTAACTTTCTGCAGGTGGTTGTAGCCGGTATCATCGTCGTGCCGCTTGCCGAGCGATTGAGGAAGATTGCGAGGCAGATGTAG
- a CDS encoding DUF4180 domain-containing protein encodes MKITKVEERGVPIAVVSSSEVVITDVQSALDLIATVHYEADSDRIILNKSLLSESFFDLKTRLAGEILQKFINYRVKLAIVGDFSGYTSPSLKDFIYESNKGKDIFFLSSEQEAVEKLSKLA; translated from the coding sequence ATGAAGATCACGAAAGTGGAAGAGAGAGGCGTACCGATCGCCGTCGTGAGCAGCAGCGAGGTGGTCATCACCGATGTTCAGTCCGCGCTGGATCTGATAGCGACCGTGCACTATGAAGCAGACAGCGACCGCATCATCCTGAACAAATCCTTGCTCAGCGAGAGCTTCTTCGATCTGAAAACACGCCTGGCAGGGGAAATCCTGCAGAAATTCATCAATTATCGCGTGAAGCTGGCAATCGTGGGAGACTTCTCCGGGTACACCAGCCCAAGCTTGAAAGATTTCATCTATGAATCGAACAAGGGAAAGGACATCTTTTTCTTGTCGTCGGAGCAGGAAGCAGTGGAAAAGCTGAGCAAGCTGGCGTAG
- a CDS encoding TetR/AcrR family transcriptional regulator, whose protein sequence is MAKSETTSVNRKTEIISAAIEVFAEIGYYRATTAQVAKRAEISQPYIFRFFSTKEALLLAALEVSWTRVIDSFRKVVESASPEQLESGLIRAYEDILSAYQNEILLQMQAQTIREDAIQEEMRKGFGEVRRMVLEAFRAAGMSNPEERTMLFLARGMLCNVATALNMPEWMK, encoded by the coding sequence ATGGCGAAATCCGAGACGACCTCCGTCAATCGTAAAACGGAGATTATCTCTGCGGCCATCGAGGTATTCGCAGAGATTGGGTATTACAGGGCGACAACGGCGCAAGTCGCAAAACGGGCCGAAATATCGCAGCCGTACATCTTTCGGTTTTTCTCAACCAAAGAAGCTTTGCTGCTGGCAGCCTTGGAGGTTTCGTGGACGCGGGTAATCGACTCCTTCCGAAAAGTCGTCGAGTCCGCATCGCCAGAGCAGCTGGAGAGCGGCTTGATCCGGGCATATGAGGATATTTTGAGCGCCTACCAGAATGAAATTCTGCTCCAGATGCAGGCACAGACGATCCGGGAAGACGCGATCCAGGAAGAGATGCGCAAAGGATTCGGGGAAGTCCGACGCATGGTTTTGGAAGCCTTTCGCGCAGCCGGAATGTCAAATCCCGAAGAACGGACGATGTTGTTCCTGGCACGGGGGATGCTATGCAACGTCGCGACAGCGCTGAACATGCCTGAATGGATGAAATGA
- a CDS encoding SDR family NAD(P)-dependent oxidoreductase, with amino-acid sequence MVPLKKAIVVGATGGTGAAITEELAKRGIRTVIFGRSAGKLEQLRARLGNPEHVTIATGDAFRPHEIVKAAEGADVLFHCANVPYHEMESKLIPLGESVMEAAEQLGLRVVAVDGIYPYGRRQMDRVTEEHPKQPHTRKGKTRLAFEKMLFGSKWSRAKVMIVRLPDYYGPTANEASYLGSTLEAIAAGKMAFFIGNMNVPREYVYLPDAAFMIAELAANEDAFGENWNIPGGGVISGREIVRIAKKASGSAKPVIPLGRVGLSLLGVAVPVMKEVVEMLYLTEEPLLLSGEKYERRIGPVRTTSFEEGIADTIRMLQQRKKSEL; translated from the coding sequence ATGGTTCCTTTGAAAAAAGCGATTGTGGTAGGAGCAACAGGAGGAACGGGTGCTGCGATTACGGAAGAGCTGGCCAAACGGGGAATTCGTACGGTAATCTTCGGAAGATCCGCGGGAAAGCTGGAGCAGCTAAGAGCCAGGCTGGGCAATCCGGAGCATGTAACCATTGCGACAGGGGACGCTTTTCGTCCGCATGAGATCGTCAAGGCGGCCGAAGGGGCGGATGTCTTGTTTCATTGCGCGAATGTTCCGTATCACGAGATGGAGAGCAAGCTGATTCCTTTAGGCGAATCCGTGATGGAGGCTGCCGAGCAGCTGGGACTGAGAGTGGTCGCGGTCGACGGCATTTACCCCTATGGGAGAAGGCAGATGGACCGGGTGACAGAGGAGCATCCGAAGCAGCCGCACACCCGAAAAGGCAAGACGAGACTCGCATTTGAAAAGATGCTGTTCGGAAGCAAGTGGAGCCGCGCCAAGGTGATGATCGTCCGCCTGCCGGATTACTACGGTCCCACGGCCAACGAGGCTTCTTATCTGGGCTCGACGCTAGAAGCCATCGCGGCCGGCAAAATGGCCTTTTTCATCGGCAACATGAACGTGCCTCGGGAATACGTGTACTTGCCGGACGCCGCATTTATGATCGCAGAGCTGGCCGCAAACGAAGATGCCTTCGGGGAGAACTGGAACATCCCGGGTGGAGGAGTCATTTCGGGCAGGGAAATCGTGCGCATCGCCAAGAAGGCAAGCGGAAGCGCCAAGCCGGTCATTCCGCTCGGCAGAGTAGGGCTGTCTTTGCTCGGGGTGGCCGTTCCGGTAATGAAGGAGGTCGTGGAGATGCTCTACTTGACCGAAGAGCCACTCCTCTTGAGCGGAGAAAAATACGAGAGAAGGATCGGACCCGTCCGGACGACTTCGTTTGAAGAGGGGATCGCAGATACGATTCGTATGCTGCAGCAAAGGAAAAAGTCTGAGTTATAG
- a CDS encoding LysR family transcriptional regulator, which produces MELTDLKVFLAVAAEGNVSRAAERLEYVQSNVTARIRKLETELGVPLFHRHPKGVTLTDKGTVFRDYALTIVNLAEESIKAVREKSYPSGPLAIGVVETATCGTFMDTLAKFQNRYPDVSLSIVTGVSPDLVSMVMNHQLDGAFVSGEVRSPMLATGYVMRDELVLLCKDTGSGYPDLHKTKWAVHPKGCPFRKVLEEWLESIGIPFAGIIEISSLETLLTCVKSGLAATVLPTSVLSGEYQSLAAYAIPEQYGVTSTSLIHRKDRFSSKAFAAFAEMINHSGL; this is translated from the coding sequence ATGGAACTCACGGATCTCAAGGTTTTTTTGGCGGTGGCGGCTGAAGGGAACGTATCCCGAGCGGCCGAACGGCTGGAGTATGTCCAGTCGAATGTGACGGCCCGGATTCGCAAGCTGGAGACCGAGCTGGGCGTTCCCTTATTTCACCGGCACCCCAAGGGGGTGACTCTGACGGACAAAGGAACGGTCTTCCGGGACTACGCACTTACGATCGTGAATTTGGCGGAGGAATCCATAAAAGCCGTCCGGGAGAAATCCTACCCGAGCGGTCCGCTGGCGATCGGGGTGGTGGAAACCGCTACCTGCGGAACCTTTATGGACACGTTGGCAAAGTTTCAAAACCGCTATCCGGATGTGTCCCTGTCCATCGTCACCGGCGTTTCCCCGGATCTTGTGTCGATGGTCATGAATCACCAGTTGGATGGCGCCTTCGTCTCGGGCGAGGTACGGTCGCCAATGCTGGCAACCGGGTATGTCATGCGCGATGAATTGGTCTTGCTGTGCAAAGACACAGGCAGCGGTTACCCTGACTTGCACAAGACGAAATGGGCGGTCCATCCCAAAGGATGCCCGTTCCGGAAAGTGCTGGAGGAATGGCTGGAGAGCATCGGCATTCCGTTTGCCGGCATCATCGAAATCAGCTCGCTTGAAACCCTCCTGACTTGCGTCAAATCCGGTCTTGCAGCGACAGTGCTTCCCACTTCCGTCTTGTCGGGAGAGTATCAATCCCTCGCCGCGTATGCGATTCCGGAGCAGTACGGCGTGACGAGCACGAGCCTGATCCACCGTAAGGATCGATTCTCCAGCAAAGCCTTTGCCGCTTTTGCCGAGATGATCAATCACAGCGGACTGTAG
- a CDS encoding SMR family transporter: protein MQKEWLLLFLAGIFEVVWVSGLKHATAWWEWLITLTAIWFSFKVLIDAAKKLPIGTVYAVFTGLGTAGTVMTEILLLQEPAHPLKLAFIATLSAGVIGLKLVTKDQGEKARRKEHGVDRVVHRRSV, encoded by the coding sequence GTGCAAAAGGAATGGCTGTTATTGTTCCTGGCCGGGATTTTCGAGGTGGTGTGGGTATCGGGATTGAAGCATGCGACAGCATGGTGGGAATGGCTGATTACCCTCACCGCGATCTGGTTTAGTTTCAAGGTGTTGATTGATGCCGCGAAAAAATTGCCCATCGGGACGGTGTACGCGGTCTTTACGGGACTCGGCACGGCTGGAACCGTGATGACGGAGATTTTGCTGCTGCAGGAGCCGGCTCACCCGCTCAAGCTCGCATTCATTGCGACGCTCTCGGCCGGTGTGATCGGGCTGAAGCTGGTCACCAAGGATCAAGGTGAAAAGGCTAGGAGGAAGGAACATGGAGTGGATCGCGTTGTTCATCGCCGGTCTGTGTGA
- a CDS encoding multidrug efflux SMR transporter encodes MEWIALFIAGLCEVLGVFAIKRVTEHRSLLSYLLLVVAFGASFSLLMFAMTRISMGTAYAVWTGIGTVGSAVLGMFAFGEPKEWRRLLFICLILVSAVGLKWIS; translated from the coding sequence ATGGAGTGGATCGCGTTGTTCATCGCCGGTCTGTGTGAGGTTCTCGGCGTTTTTGCTATCAAACGCGTGACGGAGCACCGCAGTTTGCTTTCGTACCTGTTGCTGGTCGTCGCGTTTGGGGCTAGCTTTTCGCTCTTGATGTTTGCCATGACGCGTATTTCCATGGGCACCGCTTACGCCGTCTGGACGGGTATCGGGACTGTGGGGAGCGCAGTCCTGGGAATGTTCGCTTTCGGCGAACCGAAGGAGTGGAGGCGTCTCTTGTTCATCTGCCTGATTCTCGTCTCCGCGGTCGGTTTAAAATGGATATCGTGA